Proteins encoded in a region of the Scyliorhinus torazame isolate Kashiwa2021f chromosome 1, sScyTor2.1, whole genome shotgun sequence genome:
- the LOC140430027 gene encoding zona pellucida-binding protein 1-like, translating into MEKISPLAPTLKRLIVCGLILNALLAISATTLEILQQQAQPSQHSSAKGKVLGSDDGPVKVYIKLHESSPRILCITPQLRNMELMDPIFNWKGPQGIKLSEKSDVHITLTGTLTIRNFDKGLSGVYICSIFFYNLGTKSLQSLNLKYFLYAYRDPNYSYEFQAQYHAADCHNSYNSLFLKRLHTALNQLVSDLAYTISLHKSECHTLKVPLAGIQYELFLTLKVHLDVEALDAICENELEECDHNVRLEKVRHRVEAFFFKQAETYHQIIGLLPAIYYIDGTLQVIRVDRCRPGYGKDRKRHPKCAECCVICSPGTYNGGHHVSCLTCSDAIQYGETDCETDQ; encoded by the exons ATGGAGAAGATAtccccactcgctcccaccctcaaACGCCTCATTGTGTGTGGGCTGATTTTGAACGCCCTGCTCGCAATTTCGGCCACCACCCTCGAGATCTTGCAGCAGCAGGCTCAACCTTCCCAGCACAGCTCCGCAAAAGGCAAAGTGCTGGGCTCGGATGATGGTCCTGTGAAAGTCTACATCAAATTGCACGAGAGCAGCCCACGGATCCTTTGTATAACGCCACAGCTCAGGAACATGGAGCTAATGGATCCCATTTTCAATTGGAAAGGACCGCAGGGGATAAAGCTCTCAGAAAAATCGGATGTACATATAACGCTGACCGGCACCCTGACCATCAGAAACTTCGACAAGGGACTATCAGGGGTTTACATATGCAGCATTTTCTTCTACAATCTTGGCACTAAGTCTTTGCAATCCCTGAATCTTAAGTATTTCTTGTACGCATACCGTGACCCTAACTACTCCTATGAATTTCAAGCCCAGTATCACGCAGCTGACTGCCACAATTCATACAACAGCCTGTTCTTAAAAAGGTTGCACACGGCATTAAACCAGTTGGTCTCGGACTTGGCCTATACGATTAGCCTTCACAAATCAGAATGCCACACGCTGAAGGTGCCTTTAGCGGGCATACAGTACGAACTCTTCCTCACGCTTAAAGTGCAcctggatgtggaggcattggacgcGATCTGCGAAAACGAACTAGAGGAGTGCGATCACAACGTCCGGCTCGAGAAGGTGCGCCACCGGGTGGAGGCCTTCTTCTTCAAGCAAGCGGAGACATACCACCAGATCATCGGCCTGCTGCCCGCCATCTACTACATTGATGGCACGCTGCAGGTGATCCGAGTCGACCGCTGCAGGCCCGGCTACGGAAAGGACCGTAAGAGGCACCCAAAGTGCGCAGAGTGCTGCGTGATCTGTAGCCCAGGGACGTACAATGGTGGCCATCATGTGAGCTGCTTGACCTGCAGCGATGCTATCCAGTATGGAGAAACAGattgtgaaactga CCAGTAA